From one Holophagales bacterium genomic stretch:
- a CDS encoding VWA domain-containing protein → MKDLFLVPFWLGATLGAALLAVVAAWLSARRNRSRREGLVAPALAEKAGLLARDRWTPFAAALAVVVVLGAGLALARPRWGLVTETVERRGADVAIVLDTSASMRATDVTPSRFVLARQAALSLVEKLPGDRLALVGCEGEAQVLVPLTLDSAAVALFLEALEPGIGTLPGTSLAAGLAAAAELMPPGTSAGRQVVVLSDGEDLEGGVDEAIAKAKSEGIVVHTVFVGAEGRGAPVPEVDVSGRPTGFKTEDGAPVLSRPDPALLRRLAAETGGSFSIVHPGRTDLDGVAREVDKAARRPLSETVGTNRQERFQLPLGVAVAALALLLVGPLGFLFRRTRSVAAGFLSVALALASGPLRAQGAPAGVSAPALAAPSSTAPPVPPAPASLKERILSRPPFTTARGEALAGKKALDEKRVEEAIGRFAREAVLAPKDPSGAYNLGTALSVAGRGEEALAALKKAKGASRGDLAADASFNSGNVLLSGQQWEAAAAAYRDALRARPGEADAAWNYELALRRLEQQKKQQQQQKQGGQPPPKKDDFEKKAKMSRDKAEQLLQAIARNDLEEQRKKVAEQKKQRRAGRDW, encoded by the coding sequence ATGAAGGACCTCTTCCTCGTTCCGTTCTGGCTCGGCGCGACGCTCGGCGCCGCGCTCCTGGCCGTCGTCGCCGCGTGGCTCTCGGCCCGTCGCAACCGCAGCCGGCGCGAGGGGCTCGTCGCCCCTGCCCTCGCGGAGAAGGCGGGTCTCCTCGCTCGCGACCGCTGGACTCCGTTCGCCGCGGCGCTCGCGGTGGTCGTCGTCCTCGGCGCGGGGCTCGCGCTCGCGCGTCCGCGCTGGGGCCTCGTCACGGAGACGGTGGAGCGCCGCGGGGCCGACGTCGCGATCGTCCTCGACACCTCCGCCTCGATGCGCGCGACCGACGTCACCCCGTCGCGCTTCGTTCTCGCGCGCCAGGCGGCGCTCTCTCTCGTCGAGAAGCTCCCCGGTGACCGCCTCGCCCTCGTCGGCTGCGAGGGGGAGGCACAGGTCCTCGTCCCCCTCACGCTCGACTCCGCCGCCGTCGCCCTCTTCCTCGAGGCTCTCGAGCCGGGCATCGGCACGCTCCCCGGCACCTCGCTCGCGGCCGGGCTCGCCGCGGCTGCCGAGCTGATGCCCCCGGGCACGTCGGCCGGACGGCAGGTCGTCGTCCTCTCCGACGGCGAGGACCTCGAAGGGGGCGTCGACGAAGCGATCGCGAAGGCGAAGAGCGAAGGCATCGTCGTCCACACCGTCTTCGTCGGGGCCGAAGGGCGCGGCGCGCCCGTTCCCGAGGTCGACGTCTCCGGCAGGCCCACGGGCTTCAAGACGGAGGACGGGGCGCCGGTCCTCTCGCGTCCCGACCCCGCGCTCCTCCGCCGCCTCGCCGCGGAGACGGGGGGCAGCTTCAGCATCGTCCACCCCGGCCGGACCGACCTCGACGGCGTCGCCCGCGAGGTCGACAAGGCCGCGCGCCGCCCCCTGTCGGAGACCGTCGGCACGAACCGCCAGGAGCGGTTCCAGCTTCCGCTCGGCGTCGCCGTGGCCGCTCTCGCGCTGCTCCTGGTCGGACCGCTCGGATTCCTCTTCCGGCGGACGCGGAGCGTTGCGGCCGGATTCCTGTCGGTCGCGCTCGCCCTGGCCTCCGGACCGCTGCGCGCACAGGGGGCACCGGCCGGCGTTTCCGCACCGGCCCTGGCCGCACCCTCCTCAACGGCCCCGCCGGTTCCTCCCGCGCCCGCCTCGCTGAAGGAGCGGATCCTCTCGCGCCCCCCCTTCACCACCGCCCGCGGCGAGGCGCTCGCCGGAAAGAAGGCTCTCGACGAGAAGCGCGTGGAGGAGGCCATCGGCCGCTTCGCGCGGGAGGCGGTGCTCGCCCCGAAGGACCCGTCGGGGGCCTACAACCTGGGCACGGCCCTGTCGGTCGCGGGCCGGGGCGAGGAGGCCCTCGCGGCGCTGAAGAAGGCGAAGGGAGCCTCCCGCGGAGACCTCGCCGCCGACGCGTCCTTCAACTCCGGCAACGTCCTCCTCTCGGGCCAGCAGTGGGAGGCCGCCGCGGCCGCCTATCGCGACGCGCTCCGGGCGCGCCCCGGCGAGGCCGACGCGGCCTGGAACTACGAGCTCGCGCTCCGGCGCCTCGAGCAGCAGAAGAAACAGCAACAGCAGCAGAAACAGGGCGGTCAGCCGCCGCCGAAGAAGGACGACTTCGAGAAGAAGGCGAAGATGAGCCGCGACAAGGCCGAGCAGCTCCTCCAGGCCATCGCCCGAAACGACCTCGAAGAGCAGCGGAAGAAGGTCGCCGAGCAGAAGAAGCAGCGCCGCGCCGGGAGGGACTGGTGA
- a CDS encoding BatD family protein: MTRRPTRSPIVLAAALLTLLPASLQAVQEEPEVRVIVDNPRPAADDVVRLTFSFTGPGVGGSLHAPASLPLKNLVVVGGPNTSTQISFYNGQLSRQASLTYFLQPSGPGPAEIGETTFKVGDKDVKAGAYLLEVGTARRPPGAGPGNAPASEDPFGRTAPRPGPRRAGAERDFPAEDPILVFVATPSKEASFVGEEVTILYELVTQAEVQGIEYVEAPQFPGLWAEDLERSERPQGRRDTLDGRPVARFTLLKKAVSGLTPGSVTIPPAKIRIGVRAAMDPFGDPFAMLRPRVLERETKALTLKILPIPGRPDFKGPVGQFGVTASVDRKSVPAGEAVTLKVRLAGSGNLRTATEAPHLSIPGVKVYPPSSRTLPARGSARGGASAEWDFVVVPSEPGSLVIPPISLEVFDTAEKKLVVKRSAPITLVVETAAPLAVAAGGTAAAAPAQTDTGSEASTTLPGAPPTPTPLPSARELAQRTIAIPLWALLAVPGVLVAAGGAAWAFRRRAHALGPVSALLVAEPGETKERAVARVERAIREHLARRTGASETTPVSALLDELADRGVPPALREELRQLLSQTDFLRFAPQLGDYADEISRLREKARSVLGRVRGAGRA; the protein is encoded by the coding sequence GTGACGCGCCGCCCCACCCGGTCCCCCATCGTCCTCGCCGCTGCCCTGCTGACGCTCCTTCCGGCCTCGCTCCAGGCCGTGCAGGAAGAGCCCGAGGTCCGGGTCATCGTCGACAACCCGCGTCCTGCAGCGGACGACGTCGTTCGGCTGACCTTCTCGTTCACCGGCCCCGGCGTCGGAGGGAGCCTCCATGCCCCGGCGTCGCTGCCGCTGAAGAACCTCGTCGTCGTCGGCGGCCCGAACACCTCCACGCAGATCAGCTTCTACAACGGCCAGCTCTCACGCCAGGCGAGCCTCACCTACTTCCTCCAGCCCTCCGGGCCGGGCCCGGCCGAGATCGGCGAGACGACGTTCAAGGTCGGCGACAAGGACGTGAAGGCGGGCGCCTATCTCCTGGAAGTCGGCACGGCGCGCCGTCCGCCCGGCGCCGGGCCGGGCAACGCGCCCGCCAGCGAGGACCCGTTCGGCCGGACGGCGCCGCGACCGGGGCCCCGCCGCGCCGGCGCCGAGCGCGACTTTCCCGCGGAAGACCCGATCCTCGTCTTCGTCGCGACGCCGAGCAAGGAAGCGTCGTTCGTCGGCGAAGAGGTGACGATCCTCTACGAGCTCGTGACGCAGGCCGAGGTCCAGGGCATCGAGTACGTCGAGGCTCCGCAGTTCCCCGGCCTCTGGGCCGAGGACCTCGAGCGGTCCGAGCGGCCGCAGGGCCGCCGAGACACCCTGGATGGGCGACCCGTCGCCCGCTTCACGCTTCTCAAGAAGGCGGTCTCGGGCCTGACGCCCGGTTCCGTGACGATTCCTCCGGCGAAGATCCGGATCGGCGTCCGCGCTGCGATGGACCCCTTCGGCGACCCGTTCGCCATGCTTCGGCCGAGGGTCCTGGAGCGGGAGACGAAGGCCCTGACGCTGAAGATCCTCCCGATCCCCGGCCGGCCCGATTTCAAGGGTCCCGTGGGGCAGTTCGGCGTCACCGCCAGCGTCGACCGCAAGAGCGTTCCCGCCGGAGAGGCGGTCACGCTGAAGGTCCGCCTCGCGGGAAGCGGAAACCTCAGGACCGCCACGGAAGCGCCCCACCTCTCGATTCCCGGGGTCAAGGTCTATCCCCCGTCCTCGCGCACGCTCCCCGCACGGGGCTCCGCGAGAGGGGGTGCGAGCGCCGAATGGGACTTCGTCGTCGTCCCCTCCGAGCCCGGCTCCCTCGTCATCCCTCCGATCTCTCTCGAGGTCTTCGACACCGCCGAGAAGAAGCTCGTCGTGAAGCGCAGCGCGCCGATCACGCTCGTCGTCGAGACCGCCGCGCCGCTGGCCGTAGCCGCCGGGGGGACGGCCGCGGCCGCCCCCGCCCAGACCGACACCGGGTCCGAGGCGTCGACGACCCTTCCGGGCGCCCCCCCGACGCCCACCCCGCTCCCCTCGGCGCGAGAGCTCGCGCAGAGAACGATCGCGATCCCACTCTGGGCTCTCCTGGCCGTTCCCGGTGTCCTCGTCGCGGCCGGCGGGGCGGCGTGGGCCTTCCGGCGCCGGGCTCACGCGCTCGGTCCCGTCAGCGCCCTCCTCGTCGCCGAGCCGGGCGAGACCAAGGAGCGGGCCGTGGCGAGGGTCGAACGGGCGATCCGCGAGCACCTCGCCCGCCGGACCGGCGCCTCCGAGACGACCCCGGTGTCCGCCCTCCTCGACGAGCTCGCCGACCGCGGCGTTCCCCCGGCGCTGCGGGAGGAGCTCCGGCAGCTTCTCTCGCAGACCGACTTCCTCCGGTTCGCACCCCAGCTCGGGGACTACGCCGACGAGATATCCCGGCTGCGGGAGAAGGCCCGGTCGGTCCTCGGACGGGTTCGCGGGGCCGGACGCGCCTAG
- a CDS encoding sensor domain-containing diguanylate cyclase yields the protein MTVPSRVLPQAKLARFMERHRLLDETSGTAPERFLMTLVKKALDFVPAEAAVLLLDDPVAKEDDRSRNELTVVATAGDFRETAIGARVRPVDGIAGFTYARGERTAVNEVKGARALSLEADEAFASPVRSALGVPVIIESHVCGSLVLVNQREGAFDQRDERLMALFGDTLSLALQNLLDERRAREVARRDSLTALYNDRYFHKKLQQEIDRLAAGADGDLTLLFLDCDHLKAVNDEHGHLAGSQILREVAFVLQRQLAATTSLPCRYGGDEFTVILLDCSLQQGLEIAERIRAAIQDWTFLPMAIGPGEPALKLKGVITMSLGVASYRRHCTPGRPPAEQKNELLKKADAALYHAKDAGKNCVVGARRESGPPSYSSVLLKT from the coding sequence GTGACCGTCCCCTCGCGGGTCCTTCCGCAGGCGAAGCTGGCGCGCTTCATGGAACGCCACCGCCTCCTCGACGAGACGAGCGGGACCGCTCCCGAGCGGTTCCTGATGACGCTCGTGAAGAAGGCGCTCGACTTCGTCCCGGCCGAAGCGGCGGTGCTCCTCCTCGACGACCCCGTCGCCAAGGAGGACGACCGGTCCCGCAACGAGCTGACCGTCGTCGCCACGGCCGGCGATTTCCGCGAGACCGCGATCGGCGCGCGCGTTCGGCCCGTCGACGGGATCGCCGGGTTCACCTACGCGCGCGGCGAGCGCACGGCCGTCAACGAGGTCAAGGGCGCGCGCGCCCTCTCGCTCGAAGCCGACGAGGCGTTCGCCTCGCCGGTCCGGTCGGCCCTGGGCGTTCCTGTGATCATCGAGTCGCACGTCTGTGGCTCGCTCGTCCTGGTCAACCAGCGCGAAGGGGCCTTCGACCAGCGGGACGAGCGGCTGATGGCCCTCTTCGGAGACACCCTCTCCCTCGCCCTGCAGAACCTCCTCGACGAGCGCCGCGCGCGCGAGGTGGCACGGCGCGACTCGCTGACCGCGCTCTACAACGACCGCTACTTCCACAAGAAGCTCCAGCAGGAGATCGACCGCCTCGCCGCCGGGGCCGACGGGGACCTCACGCTCCTCTTCCTCGACTGCGACCACCTGAAGGCGGTCAACGACGAGCACGGGCACCTGGCCGGCAGCCAGATCCTCCGGGAGGTCGCGTTCGTCCTCCAGCGCCAGCTCGCCGCGACGACCTCGCTCCCCTGCCGCTACGGCGGGGACGAGTTCACCGTGATCCTCCTCGACTGCAGCCTCCAGCAGGGACTGGAGATCGCCGAGCGGATCCGCGCCGCGATCCAGGACTGGACCTTCCTGCCGATGGCGATCGGGCCCGGCGAGCCGGCCCTGAAGCTGAAGGGCGTCATCACGATGTCGCTCGGCGTCGCCTCGTACCGCCGGCACTGCACCCCCGGGCGTCCTCCGGCCGAGCAGAAGAACGAGCTCCTGAAGAAGGCCGACGCCGCCCTCTACCACGCCAAGGACGCCGGGAAGAACTGTGTCGTCGGCGCCCGCCGGGAGAGCGGCCCGCCTTCCTACTCGAGCGTCCTCCTGAAGACCTGA
- a CDS encoding L-lysine 6-transaminase, translating to MSPTTQIAPENVLDALGRHMLVDGYHVVMDLDRSRGSVIYDSLHDVEVLDLFSHFATVPIGYNHPKLKEPSFLEELHRAALTKPANSDIYTQEMARFVETFARVAVPASHAAHMFFVEGGSVGVENALKAAFDWKVRKNFRKGYRREVGHQIIHFEQAFHGRTGYTLSLTNTADPRKTMYFPKFPWPRIVNPKLRFPVDEAEVERVKKVEALALAQVKQALVDNRDDVAALIIEPIQAEGGDNHFRAEFLAALRQLCDENEMLLILDEVQTGIGLTGRMWGFQTVGVEPDLFAFGKKMQVCGFASNARILDESENVFTVSSRINSTWGGNLVDMVRARKYLEIIEEEQLVENARVVGGFLMEKLQELAREFPGKMGNVRGKGLFLAFDLPDGATRGKVLSTWLQKHNVMGLASGENAIRLRPALTLGRDDALLGVQRLRATLSEVLG from the coding sequence ATGTCGCCCACCACCCAGATCGCCCCGGAGAACGTACTCGACGCGCTCGGCCGCCACATGCTCGTGGACGGCTATCACGTCGTCATGGACCTCGACCGTTCCCGGGGAAGCGTCATCTACGACAGCCTCCACGACGTCGAGGTCCTCGACCTCTTCTCGCACTTCGCGACGGTGCCGATCGGCTACAACCACCCGAAGCTCAAGGAGCCCTCGTTCCTCGAGGAGCTGCACCGGGCCGCCCTCACCAAGCCCGCCAACAGCGACATCTACACGCAGGAGATGGCCCGGTTCGTCGAGACGTTCGCGCGCGTCGCCGTTCCCGCGAGCCACGCCGCCCACATGTTCTTCGTCGAGGGGGGCTCGGTCGGCGTCGAGAACGCGCTGAAGGCCGCCTTCGACTGGAAGGTGCGGAAGAACTTCCGGAAGGGCTACCGGCGCGAGGTGGGGCACCAGATCATCCACTTCGAGCAGGCCTTCCACGGGCGCACCGGCTACACCCTGTCGCTGACGAACACCGCAGACCCGCGGAAGACGATGTACTTCCCCAAGTTCCCGTGGCCCCGGATCGTCAACCCGAAGCTGAGGTTCCCCGTCGACGAGGCCGAGGTCGAGCGGGTGAAGAAGGTCGAGGCGCTCGCGCTCGCCCAGGTGAAGCAGGCCCTCGTCGACAACCGCGACGACGTGGCGGCCCTGATCATCGAGCCGATCCAGGCCGAAGGGGGCGACAACCACTTCCGCGCCGAGTTCCTCGCCGCGCTGAGGCAGCTCTGCGACGAGAACGAGATGCTCCTCATCCTCGACGAGGTGCAGACCGGCATCGGCCTCACCGGCCGGATGTGGGGATTCCAGACGGTCGGGGTCGAGCCCGATCTCTTCGCCTTCGGCAAGAAGATGCAGGTCTGCGGCTTCGCCTCGAACGCGAGGATCCTCGACGAGAGCGAGAACGTCTTCACGGTGTCGTCCCGCATCAACTCGACCTGGGGAGGCAACCTCGTCGACATGGTGAGGGCCCGGAAGTACCTGGAGATCATCGAGGAGGAGCAGCTCGTCGAGAACGCCCGGGTCGTCGGCGGGTTCCTCATGGAGAAGCTCCAGGAGCTCGCGCGGGAGTTCCCCGGGAAGATGGGAAACGTCCGCGGGAAGGGCCTCTTCCTCGCCTTCGACCTCCCCGACGGCGCCACCCGCGGGAAGGTCCTCTCCACCTGGCTCCAGAAGCACAACGTCATGGGGCTCGCGTCCGGCGAGAACGCCATCCGGCTCCGGCCGGCACTGACGCTCGGCAGGGACGACGCGCTCCTCGGCGTGCAGCGACTGCGCGCCACGCTCTCGGAAGTCCTCGGCTGA
- the mtgA gene encoding monofunctional biosynthetic peptidoglycan transglycosylase, with product MSRLRGVSRRARLLLVVAAGLFLFLFVFAVPVPRIVALRFSPPATTAFLEARREHLIDAGKSGRIDRRPVPIEKVSPHLVTAVLVAEDARFFEHHGIDWDAVKAARARNRKYPKRRPVGASTITQQLAKNLWLSPDRSWTRKGREAAIALAMELLLPKRTILAHYLSGIEWGERVYGCESAARKYFGVSASALTRSQAAWLAAMIPAPRLFLASPRRHERRAARILSRMARAGDMRPLLLEETENGDAR from the coding sequence ATGAGCCGCCTCCGGGGAGTCTCGCGACGGGCGAGGCTCCTCCTCGTCGTCGCCGCCGGGCTCTTCCTCTTTCTGTTCGTGTTCGCCGTTCCGGTTCCACGCATCGTGGCGCTGCGGTTCTCCCCGCCCGCGACGACCGCCTTCCTGGAAGCGCGGAGGGAGCACCTCATCGACGCCGGAAAGAGCGGCCGGATCGACCGCCGCCCCGTTCCCATCGAGAAGGTCTCGCCTCACCTCGTCACGGCGGTTCTCGTCGCCGAGGACGCCCGGTTCTTCGAGCACCACGGGATCGACTGGGACGCGGTGAAGGCCGCCCGGGCGCGAAACCGGAAGTACCCGAAGCGGCGGCCGGTCGGCGCGTCGACGATCACCCAGCAGCTCGCCAAGAACCTCTGGCTCTCTCCCGACAGGAGCTGGACGAGGAAGGGGCGTGAGGCGGCGATCGCGTTGGCGATGGAGCTCCTCCTCCCGAAACGCACGATCCTCGCGCACTACCTCTCGGGCATCGAGTGGGGCGAGAGGGTGTACGGCTGCGAATCGGCGGCCCGAAAGTACTTCGGGGTCTCCGCGTCGGCGCTCACCCGCTCTCAGGCCGCGTGGCTCGCTGCCATGATCCCGGCACCCCGCCTCTTCCTCGCCAGCCCCCGCCGTCACGAACGGCGCGCCGCCCGGATCCTGTCCCGCATGGCCAGGGCGGGCGACATGCGGCCCCTCCTTCTCGAGGAGACCGAGAACGGGGACGCGCGGTAA
- a CDS encoding Ig domain-containing protein — MNGLTRVLPRAALLLAAALAFACGQKPTEIRLKSTKLKVYGLGRVVSVGGDVVDKKGEIVPGKTVSWESSDPKVATVDGQTGAVMTVGEGKTRIMARLGDPPLEAVVALEVLDIALVNVFPSRTTLAGPAASTFPLTLEVKKSTGEVVERAAEWTSSNPAVATVDASGIVTSVGEGRVNVKATVGDVSAAADIVVVLRSIETLEASPLNIPLKVGELAKVDLVARDPQGAAIPDVAATWTSSDPMVATCSGGTVLAIGPGSATIRAACGAKTAEVSVIVF; from the coding sequence ATGAACGGTCTCACGCGCGTCCTCCCCCGCGCGGCGCTCCTCCTCGCCGCCGCTCTCGCCTTCGCCTGCGGGCAGAAGCCCACCGAGATTCGCCTGAAGAGCACGAAGCTGAAAGTCTACGGACTCGGCCGTGTCGTCTCCGTGGGTGGCGACGTGGTCGACAAGAAGGGGGAGATCGTTCCCGGCAAGACGGTTTCGTGGGAGTCCTCGGACCCGAAAGTCGCGACCGTCGACGGCCAGACGGGCGCCGTGATGACCGTCGGCGAGGGAAAGACGAGGATCATGGCCCGGCTCGGCGACCCGCCCCTCGAGGCCGTCGTCGCGCTCGAGGTCCTCGACATCGCCCTCGTCAACGTCTTCCCCTCGCGGACGACGCTCGCCGGCCCCGCCGCTTCGACGTTCCCCCTGACGCTCGAGGTGAAGAAGAGCACCGGCGAGGTCGTCGAGAGGGCGGCCGAATGGACCTCCTCCAACCCGGCGGTCGCGACGGTGGACGCCTCGGGCATCGTGACGTCCGTCGGCGAGGGCCGGGTCAACGTGAAAGCCACCGTGGGCGACGTCTCCGCCGCGGCCGACATCGTCGTGGTCCTGCGGTCCATCGAGACGCTCGAGGCGTCTCCCCTGAACATCCCGCTCAAGGTGGGCGAGCTGGCCAAGGTCGACCTCGTCGCCCGCGACCCCCAGGGAGCTGCGATCCCCGACGTGGCCGCGACCTGGACGTCTTCCGACCCGATGGTGGCCACCTGCTCGGGCGGAACGGTCCTGGCGATCGGGCCCGGTTCGGCCACGATACGCGCGGCCTGCGGCGCGAAGACCGCAGAAGTGTCGGTGATCGTGTTTTGA
- the amrB gene encoding AmmeMemoRadiSam system protein B — translation MSETVRLPAVAGLFYESGAQALGAEVEGFLSAVPGPRLVETAWRALLLPHAGHVYSGAICGAGVGAVELPPTVLLIGPNHHGEGAGVALSDAPAWRTPLGDAPVATALVEELLAAGPSLRLDGKAHRREHSLEVIVPFLQAARPDVSLAFLSLGEPDLDACLRVGRAVARAVSRLEAGGGRVALVVSSDLNHYLPREKNREKDDRALEALLAGDPVELFERVLVRERISMCGVLAATALLEALRGLPPTRPRLVAQGDSGDAFGDTSRVVGYAAVLWETSSDPGEREN, via the coding sequence TTGAGCGAAACCGTCCGGCTCCCCGCGGTTGCCGGACTCTTCTACGAAAGCGGCGCTCAGGCGCTCGGGGCCGAGGTGGAAGGATTCCTCTCGGCGGTACCGGGCCCGCGGCTCGTCGAGACGGCGTGGCGCGCGCTCCTCCTGCCGCACGCCGGGCACGTGTATTCCGGGGCGATCTGCGGGGCGGGCGTCGGGGCCGTCGAGCTGCCGCCGACCGTCCTCCTGATCGGCCCCAATCACCACGGGGAAGGGGCCGGCGTCGCCCTCAGCGACGCCCCGGCCTGGAGGACTCCTCTCGGCGACGCTCCTGTCGCAACGGCCCTCGTCGAAGAGCTCCTCGCGGCGGGGCCATCCCTCCGGCTCGACGGAAAGGCCCACCGGCGCGAGCACTCCCTCGAGGTCATCGTCCCGTTCCTGCAGGCGGCCCGTCCGGACGTCTCCCTGGCCTTCCTCTCGCTCGGCGAGCCCGACCTCGACGCCTGCCTCCGGGTGGGACGCGCGGTGGCGCGGGCCGTATCGCGCCTGGAGGCCGGGGGAGGCAGGGTCGCCCTCGTCGTCTCGTCCGACCTGAACCACTACCTCCCCCGCGAGAAGAACCGCGAGAAGGACGACCGCGCCCTCGAGGCGCTCCTCGCCGGTGACCCGGTCGAGCTCTTCGAGCGCGTCCTCGTCCGGGAGCGGATCTCCATGTGCGGAGTCCTCGCGGCGACGGCGCTTCTCGAGGCGCTCCGGGGCCTGCCGCCCACCCGCCCGCGACTCGTCGCGCAGGGAGACTCGGGAGACGCCTTCGGCGACACGAGCCGCGTCGTCGGCTACGCCGCCGTCCTCTGGGAAACCTCCAGCGATCCAGGAGAAAGGGAGAACTGA
- a CDS encoding glycogen synthase, with amino-acid sequence MRVANLSAEVSPFAKTGGLGDVVSSLPKALAATGHAVDVWAPFFLEAAAWFRRRGTWPEQELEPFDVSVMGTSHRVAILRSTLPGSTVPVHFVAHDPLFHRPGGLYATNEHGADDGIWRFSLFVRAAIEGMKRLGDRPQVIHTHDWHPGLATMLGAWSSWRDPWFDDIASVLTIHNVGYQGIYGPEKLPVLGLPPETWTGGLVEHGGAINMMKGAIVAADMVTTVSPTYAWEIRTPEGGAGLDGVLRLKASRLTGILNGIDRQEWNPETDPHLPSHYGLDDLRGKLDCRAELCHLADFETADPAMIVGSVGRLVPQKGYDILLEAAPELIRRGVRIVVLGSGEPALEGAMRLLEAHFPRRFKGFIGYDDALSHKIQAGSDVLVMPSRYEPCGLTQMYALAYGTVPVVRRTGGLADSIIGLHGENLEWATGFHFDDASPHALAAEVLHAQNVFFHRDAWSRLVKNGMKADFSWGRSANDYELVYRRAREVRGLPW; translated from the coding sequence ATGCGCGTTGCGAACCTTTCGGCCGAGGTCTCGCCCTTCGCCAAGACGGGCGGCCTCGGCGACGTCGTCTCGTCCCTTCCGAAGGCCCTCGCCGCAACCGGCCACGCCGTCGACGTCTGGGCCCCGTTCTTCCTCGAGGCCGCCGCGTGGTTCCGGCGCCGCGGGACGTGGCCCGAGCAGGAGCTCGAACCCTTCGACGTCTCGGTCATGGGGACGTCCCACCGCGTCGCCATCCTGCGCTCGACGCTTCCCGGAAGCACGGTCCCGGTCCACTTCGTCGCGCACGACCCCCTGTTCCACCGCCCCGGCGGTCTCTACGCAACGAACGAGCACGGCGCCGACGACGGCATCTGGCGATTCAGCCTCTTCGTGAGGGCCGCCATCGAGGGGATGAAACGCCTCGGCGACCGGCCGCAGGTGATTCACACGCACGACTGGCACCCCGGCCTCGCAACGATGCTCGGCGCGTGGAGCTCCTGGCGCGACCCCTGGTTCGACGACATCGCCTCCGTCCTGACCATCCACAACGTCGGATACCAGGGGATCTACGGCCCCGAGAAGCTCCCCGTTCTCGGTCTGCCGCCGGAGACCTGGACCGGCGGTCTCGTGGAGCACGGAGGGGCGATCAACATGATGAAGGGGGCCATCGTCGCGGCCGACATGGTGACGACGGTGTCGCCCACCTACGCGTGGGAGATTCGCACGCCCGAAGGGGGCGCCGGCCTCGACGGCGTCCTGCGGCTCAAAGCGTCCCGGCTCACCGGCATCCTGAACGGCATCGACCGGCAGGAGTGGAACCCGGAGACCGATCCGCACCTCCCCTCCCACTACGGCCTCGACGACCTGCGGGGCAAGCTCGACTGTCGCGCCGAGCTCTGCCACCTCGCCGACTTCGAGACGGCCGACCCCGCGATGATCGTCGGCTCCGTCGGCCGCCTCGTCCCGCAGAAGGGCTACGACATCCTCCTCGAAGCCGCCCCCGAGCTGATCCGCCGCGGGGTGAGGATCGTCGTCCTCGGGTCCGGCGAGCCGGCGCTCGAAGGGGCCATGCGCCTTCTCGAGGCCCACTTCCCGAGACGGTTCAAGGGCTTCATCGGCTACGACGACGCCCTCTCGCACAAGATCCAGGCCGGAAGCGACGTCCTCGTCATGCCGTCGCGCTACGAGCCGTGCGGCCTGACGCAGATGTACGCCCTCGCCTATGGCACCGTCCCCGTCGTCCGCAGGACCGGGGGCCTGGCCGACTCGATCATCGGCCTCCACGGCGAGAACCTCGAATGGGCGACCGGCTTTCACTTCGACGACGCCTCGCCCCACGCGCTCGCCGCCGAGGTCCTCCACGCCCAGAACGTCTTCTTCCACCGCGACGCGTGGTCGCGCCTCGTGAAGAACGGAATGAAGGCCGACTTTTCCTGGGGCCGCTCGGCCAACGACTACGAGCTCGTCTACCGACGCGCGCGGGAGGTGCGCGGACTGCCCTGGTAG
- a CDS encoding inositol monophosphatase, producing MEGSRALQAAVEAAGQAGELLLGYFGSLDPSEVEEKGRNDVVSRADRESEALVKEILLGAFPSDLFVGEEGGTAGLDPDAPAWIVDPLDGTANFVRGFPHWAVSIGRTAGGRSGELVLGVVWDPVKKDLFVAEKGAGAFRNGHRVRVPQRSGLAGAALATGFPFRIQARIDTYLRVFKAVFLEVQSIRRAGSAALDLAYVSAGIFDGFFELGLSPWDSAAGAVLVTEAGGLVTDFDGGGAWRERGNILAAGPGVHEALARLVADVGVRDEDL from the coding sequence ATGGAGGGCTCGCGGGCACTCCAGGCCGCCGTGGAGGCCGCCGGCCAGGCGGGCGAGCTGCTCCTCGGGTACTTCGGCTCGCTCGACCCGTCGGAGGTCGAGGAAAAGGGGCGCAACGACGTCGTCTCCCGCGCCGACCGCGAGAGCGAAGCGCTCGTGAAGGAGATCCTCCTCGGCGCCTTCCCTTCGGACCTCTTCGTCGGCGAGGAGGGAGGGACAGCAGGGTTGGACCCCGACGCCCCCGCCTGGATCGTCGACCCGCTGGACGGCACGGCGAACTTCGTCCGGGGCTTTCCGCACTGGGCGGTCTCCATCGGCCGGACCGCGGGAGGGCGCAGCGGCGAGCTCGTCCTCGGCGTCGTCTGGGATCCCGTCAAGAAGGACCTCTTCGTCGCGGAAAAGGGAGCCGGCGCGTTCCGGAACGGGCATCGCGTCCGTGTTCCACAGAGGTCCGGCCTCGCCGGCGCTGCGCTCGCGACGGGCTTCCCGTTCCGGATCCAGGCCCGGATCGACACGTATCTGAGGGTCTTCAAGGCGGTCTTCCTGGAGGTACAGTCGATCCGTCGCGCCGGGAGCGCGGCCCTCGACCTCGCCTACGTTTCGGCCGGCATCTTCGACGGATTCTTCGAGCTGGGACTCTCTCCGTGGGACTCGGCCGCGGGCGCTGTCCTCGTGACCGAAGCCGGAGGGCTCGTGACCGACTTCGACGGGGGCGGCGCGTGGCGGGAGCGCGGGAACATCCTCGCGGCCGGCCCGGGCGTCCACGAGGCGCTCGCCAGGCTCGTCGCGGACGTCGGGGTCCGCGACGAAGATCTGTAG